TTTGCTATaccaaacagaaacaaaactaaaacataataattgagCTTTCAATGTTTTACCCGGATGGGAGAGGAGAACCGTTTCTTCCAAACGTAGCAGCCGCAACAACAGCAGTTTTGAGACTAGTCACGACATCGACATTGATTCCAAGTCTTTTCATATGGTATTTAGTCACGGCAGCTCTAACAGGCTTAGCATCAACAACTAAAGCTCTCATTCCTTTAAAAGTAGAAGGCAAGTGCTCAACGTTAGGTTTCTTCAAATGGTTAACCGCACTGCATTTATCGCATTTCTCTAACACAGCCGTGAACCAGAACGTGCTTCCAATGTGAGGTCGGCTTATGAAACTTATCTGACCGCGCATAAGTTCAACAAGGCACTTGCTTATACTCAAACCAATCCCAGTACCTCCATAATTTCTTGAAGTTGAACTATCCGCTTGCATAAACGGCATAAAAACACGGCCTTGCGCAGCTAAAGGGATTCCAATACCTGTGTCTTCAATCGAAACCATAAGCCTAACATTGCTGGAAATGTCAAAGTCTGATAACAACTGCTCCTCGGAAACCAAATGCTTGAATGAATCCCAACTATTCCGACCATCAGCAGCTTCGTAACCGCTCAGTGTGTTGTAACTTGACGGTTTAGAGGAAACTATCATTTCTTCTGACACTCCTCCTCCATTCAATATGGTTTTTGGTTCAGCTTCATCTTTTAACTGTTCCGCAAGATGGACTTTAACAAAGATATGTCCTTTCTCTGTGAACTGTCAATAAGAAGACAACATCTTGATCAAACAAGAATCCAATATCGATGAGAAACGAAAACACTTTTATGATAAAAGAACTAACTTTAACCGAGTTTCCAACAAGGTTTATGATTATCTGTCTGAACCTCCCTGAATCTCCTTTGACTATCTCTGGTACTTTGTCCGAAACGAATACCGCAAGCTGCCAAATTTGAAATCAAGAAATCAGCAGCAACAACTTCAAAAGGATGTATCTTTTTTTCCATGTATTGAAAACTCACCTCAATGCCTTTGTTCCGTGACTCCTCAGAGAACAGAGAAAGGACATCATCTAGTATTGAACGGATATCGAAAGGTACAGATTCTAGTTCCAGCTTTCCAGCTTCAATCTTGGCACGATCAAGAACCTCATTTATCAATGCAATCAATGCTTTGCCACATACTTGAGCAGTTTGAGCGTAGTCTCTTTGTGTTGAGCTGAGTTCTGTATCTAGCAGCATAGCAAGCATTcctgcagaaagaaaaaaaagacaaaaaccaaaatctgtGAGTCAGTTTGAGAAACTAAAGATGAAGGAAACAGTACTGAAACTTGTTTGATGATAGAGTACCGAGAATGCCATTCATTGGTGTCCTGATCTCGTGAGACACGGTGGCAAGAAACTGCGATTTAGCGACATCAGCAGCTTCTGCTCGAACTTTAAGCTCTTGCATTTCATGGAAATCGTCTTCGACTTTTACTATATGCATAGCTGCACCATACAGTATATAACCCACCAAGAAACCAATCGCAAAGAACAATGGCACAGTAGTGAGGACATTCAATGGTATTGGTGCCTTTTGGTGGTACCTGCACTCGAAATTGTTAAAACAAGACATCAGGTTTTATATATTAGGAAGTATTTTAGTTTAAAGATCTTATGTTTGGTACCTGCATATCATCTTATGTTTCCTGAAGGGGTCTCCGAAATCAAGCTTGCTCTCATGAGAGAGAGATGTGTCACCTTCTTCATCTTGATTGCCGTACATGACAAGTGGATCTGATGCATTGGTGATATCATACACATGCACAACTATTGCTTGGTTACCAGCAAGCTGACCAAGTAAATTCTCGACTAGAGACTCCACATCAAACGCACCACCAAGGTACCTGCATTTCAAATTCAAGCATCAATCTTCACATGATCACACACCTACACCAATCTttcaatctcaaaatttgctTCTTCTATCTAATGGGGATTTGAGAACTTTACCCTGCAGTGGCTGCAATACGCTCTTGGACCGTTGGGTTTTCAGGAAGAGAAGACTTGTAGACAGGGAATGTCAACACAACTCCAAGATGGTGAGTTTCCAACAACCTAAAAGGGCTTGTCAAGACAGCTTTTCCAGTTTCTCTAGCTCGCAAAATGTTCTCACGATCCTCCTGCATAGAAAAAGCTAAATTTAAGAAGCTGCATGTAGGTGGATACAGaaccaaaatatcaaaaccaGAAAGTGTTTATATTATTACCTCGCCTGACATCATATCGAGTGACTCAAGGTAAGAGACACTATCTTGAGAGAATATGACAGGAGCATACTCGTCCCTAACCGGTGAAGGCTCTCCTCTGTCCATTGTCTTTATAACCCAATCGTGCTGCCGCTCAAACATCTCCCTCTCAGAATTCTCAACTTTTTCAGCGTAAGCCACTCCACTTAGCAACGGTCTCTCAAACGCTGTTCTTGCTGTGTATTCCGCAAACGTCTCCTGCAAAATTTCACCACAAACCAGTATAAAAGATTCATAAATTTCCGTATCCTCTGacaatcaaaacaaagaaacaaaatttaacttCATTTACTCAATAACAAAACTTAAATGAGTAaattc
The sequence above is a segment of the Camelina sativa cultivar DH55 unplaced genomic scaffold, Cs unpScaffold01038, whole genome shotgun sequence genome. Coding sequences within it:
- the LOC104774020 gene encoding histidine kinase 4-like (The sequence of the model RefSeq protein was modified relative to this genomic sequence to represent the inferred CDS: added 486 bases not found in genome assembly), with the translated sequence MQCSILSQLITDMNWALNNHQELENPEEEEPPRIEVSDSQAPEKLKSNDFYQLGGALNSTDKPRKIDFWRSGLMGFAKMQQQQHSVAVKMNSSNNDQMGNKKGSTFIQEHRALLPKALILWIIIVGFISRGIYQWMDDANKIRREEVLVGMCDQRARMLQDQFSVSVNHVHALAILVSTFHYHKNPSAIDQETFAEYTARTAFERPLLSGVAYAEKVENSEREMFERQHDWVIKTMDRGEPSPVRDEYAPVIFSQDSVSYLESLDMMSGEEDRENILRARETGKAVLTSPFRLLETHHLGVVLTFPVYKSSLPENPTVQERIAATAGYLGGAFDVESLVENLLGQLAGNQAIVVHVYDITNASDPLVMYGNQDEEGDTSLSHESKLDFGDPFRKHKMICRYHQKAPIPLNVLTTVPLFFAIGFLVGYILYGAAMHIVKVEDDFHEMQELKVRAEAADVAKSQFLATVSHEIRTPMNGILGMLAMLLDTELSSTQRDYAQTAQVCGKALIALINEVLDRAKIEAGKLELESVPFDIRSILDDVLSLFSEESRNKGIELAVFVSDKVPEIVKGDSGRFRQIIINLVGNSVKFTEKGHIFVKVHLAEQLKDEAEPKTILNGGGVSEEMIVSSKPSSYNTLSGYEAADGRNSWDSFKHLVSEEQLLSDFDISSNVRLMVSIEDTGIGIPLAAQGRVFMPFMQADSSTSRNYGGTGIGLSISKCLVELMRGQISFISRPHIGSTFWFTAVLEKCDKCSAVNHLKKPNVEHLPSTFKGMRALVVDAKPVRAAVTKYHMKRLGINVDVVTSLKTAVVAAATFGRNGSPLPSGTTKPQLDMILVEKDSWISTEDIDSEMRVLNSRSNGNVQHKSPKLALFATNITNSEFDRAKAAGFADTVIMKPLRASMIGACLQQVLELRKTRQQHPEGSSPATLKSLLTGKKILVVDDNIVNRRVAAGALKKFGAEVVCAESGQVALGLLQIPHSFDACFMDIQMPQMDGFEATRQIRMMEQEAKEKTKLEWHLPILAMTADVIHATYEECLKSGMDGYVSKPFEEENLYKSVAKSFKPNPISDSSSS